A region of the Drosophila ananassae strain 14024-0371.13 chromosome XL, ASM1763931v2, whole genome shotgun sequence genome:
aaaccAAAAAACAGAATCAGAGAGAGgtagaaaaaaagaaactcaTTGCGGAAATGGACAAAAACCGAAAAGCGCAATATTCAAATGCAATTTCCCCGTCAGCCGTCAGGCGAAAGCCAAAGCCACGATCTAACACCCACCTACACCCACttgccaccaccacccacttaccacccaccacccaccgaCTCATCTTCGACATTGGCTGACACTCGCAAAGCGAGACAAGCACTAAGCGGCTTAAGCAACCCTCGGAGATGTTGCCACCAAAACAGAAGAGGGGGCGAGGGCGTGGCGGGGCAGGAGACACAGGGAGGTTGCAAAAATGTAAACTATTTAGCGCTTTTACGCTTTCCAGGAAGGTTGCATGATGACGCTGATGACACAACCCCCTTGCCGAAGACATCTAAGCTTAGCCACAGTAGTTATTGGCTTTCACggaaaataatacattttttttattcaattttataattagtTTATAATTAAGCAGGAAGTAAAATAACTTTAACACTTTTTTCCTTAAACATCttaaatcattttaaaaataccTGTAActgttttttaaaacaaagttccattttttaaattaatttccgGTTTTTTAAGACTCATAAGGCTGACAAGTACAACAGACACAATCAGAAATGATTTGTGACttaattttgaaaaagaaaacaaggaaaaatgcaattaaacaCTTTCTTTTTAAggtttataaacaaaaattaaatttaattttaaataaactaaaaacattaataataatattaaaaataaaactattttatATCTTTGTTATCCTTAGCCAATATCTACTGTCTGCTCCTGCGATAGTTGTATATAACCTAGTGATGGGCACGTGACACGATCCCCGAACAACCTTCTCTAATAGCGATGAACGGGATCCTCTTATCAGGCTCATGTGACTCCCTCTCCTgacttctctctctctcacggctctctctctctgtcgaTATCTTGGCTCTCCGGCTGCTTTTGAATCACCCGCATTATCAGTATCACTTTTTTTTAGTATCAGAGGCAACTGAAGCGATGACGTCATTAGAATCGGACAAATGTTttgcaataaattaaaaaaaaaaactaaaaaaagagAGGATGAGAGGATTGGGAGAGCAAGGAGTGAGAGAGGGAGATGGCGCCACTAACAGAGATCGGCCTGTAACCGTTATGTAAAGGCTAATGAGAGAACACAACAAGACCCGAATGTAAAGCGCAGTTTGTTGTTTTCGAGAGAAGCAatgaaaatcaattaaaattaattgattCAAGAGTCAAATTCAAATGGTCAAAGCGGCGGCATGACCAGATGGGTAATGCCGATGGGGGTGGGGGGCAGCGGGAGGCTGCAATTTAAGCGAACAATGTGCAATAATTAGAAAATGCAATAGCCGTTCCGGCAAGAAGCTCTCTCCCGCTcttactcacacacacacacacacaaacacacatacggggatataaattaaaaaaaaaaaataattgtaaataaataaggTGAAAGGTTAAAGGAGGGAGGGGGCAGGGGAGGTCTAGAGAGGAGAAGAAAATGTAAACTTACTTTCCAGCAGCCGCTGTATGAGACTGTCCACGTTTAGATCGAAATCGCCCATTTTTCAgcagctaaaaaaaaagttcttGGCCGCGTTTTGACACTGCTATTgatgttgttattgtttttttgttatttgttgtTGTGGCCAGCTGTTCCGTTTGCAGGCCAGAATTCCGATTggaacgtttttttttttttgtttttggcgcAACAACTCTACACACGCACACCActagcaacaacagcaacacgcacgaacaaacacacacaaaaacacagcGGTTCTTATTCTATTTTccttttctatatattttcttttgtttttttaatgaaaattctTCGCTGTACTGTAATTTGTGTGTCAGCAGTGAAGTGTCGAGATGCCGCAAAAGGCAATTTCACTTTTTGATTCTTCTTTTTTTCgttgttaatttatttaaaataatttttttgatttcgaGGAGATCTTTTTGCCAGGCGGCTGCCAGTCGTGGTTTGTTctcacagaaaaaaaaatatatagatattTATCTTTGACGCACGCCGCACAATTCGATCCGGATCGGAATCGGAGTCAGAAACAAGTGAGGTTCATAAATAAAGTCGTCGGCTCTATAGCACTGAGAATTTGTTAACCACTGCGGTTGCCCGTAATTTCTGATTTCTCCTccgccaaaaacaaaactcgACAGCAGGGACgtcgaaaatatttatttatatcgAAATATCGATATTCATAACCGGAATATACAAATCGGATAAAAGTATCGTATTTAAGTCAACTTTTCTGGTATTTTCAGTTCGATGCAGCgccaaaatttaaattcccGCTGTTTTCGACATTATTAAGCTTTAAATAAACAGATTgatataaacaaattatctactctctatattttatagggtTTGTATCTAGATATAGCTATTTTAATACCAAAAAGCTCTCCCTTAAGCACAGTCAGAGGAAGAttgataataaaatttattatttaaatatttttaaccaaaaaatcTGATAAATAAAGTGTCACaatctataaaataatatgatttttattaaagaatattttttgtgcgaCCGTAAGCGGAAACAACAGCTAAAAGTTATCGATAGTTGTAGGTGCTTGCCTACATATAATACTAAAATACTAAATTCTAAAAGGATCATAGTCGGCTGTGGCCAATTCAAAAATAACCAAAACTTATTGAACCCAGTAGCCTTTGCTGAAATGTCAAGAGATTGTAACGTTGAACGTTGAACTGAACTCATTGTGTATCAAGTATCGCAACCGACTGGATCAATTTTCTAAAAGTTTCAAAtctctaaaaactaaaaaaactttcaaaaaagtaaaaagtaaTCAAGGTTTTCAGCAAAAAAACCCGAAGCTCAACTTGAAAAAGAGAAGAGAATATAACCTCGATCAAACAGTTAAGGATTTGAATATTATTGTGACTTCTAACGAACATCAAGATGAATACCGAAAAAGCTGTGAACTTTCTGAAGAACAACTGGGTCTCTTTCGCGTTGGCCGTCATCGTAACAGTCGTTTCGACTGTGGCTTTCGAACTACACCTCGATGACTACGGGGCCGAAGTTATTAACAAAGAATTCAACCTGGGACCACAGACTACCCTAAAATGGAATTACTTGGCCGCTTCCTTGAGCTACACAGTTTTTTTGGTTCCGTTTGCAGTTGGAATACGCTTACACGCTTTTTTGAGAAATTATATTAACAGAGTAGCTTAGAGCAGCtgttatttaatttcacaCAAATCTACACAAAACTACACTGACTTCTGGACTCTGGGAGAAAAGCTGGCAAGAAAACTGAAACGGCTATATGGAATCCGGATGAGCACTTGGTTCTTGACGACATTAGAAGACTGcagtttttatttcaaaatttcatTCCGGGCTAAACAGAAGAAGACCCATCGATGTTAAATTGTGAAAGTGTTGAAGCTGTAAGAAAAGAAGTAGCTgttgaagaaaaagaagctgTAATCAGAAGCGTCcctttatttttggccaaacagAAGAAGActaaaatgatatttttcatgttaatttgttatttttatgaaGAAAACAGAAATACATGGTTATGTTTTCATTCAAAAGAATCTCATGAAATCTGTCTAATAAACCAATGATTATCTATAACCGGTATTTGAACCggttatatttaaaataaaacctaaaaataaTACTGAATACTGAAATTCAACCAATTTGGTATACCATACTAAGATTGTTGCTTTCCAACACTGTCAACCGCGCAAAttgatgtttttttgtttttatttttgtttatcatCAAACAACCGGCGGTATGAACTATTTTCCCAACTACTACTCCATAGAGGACATTTTTGTAACACAGGAGAAGGTAGAATGCCGGGTAAACACTAAACTTCAACGTATGGGTATgtaatttttgttaatttcgACATTGTCGCCTGAAAAGTAAAGAGAATCTGTTTTCTAGGCTTCCTCGACTCCGGTGCCGACTCCGATGACCTGGAACCGAACCGTACGGTCAACCTGCCCCTCTGGTACATAAAAGAACTGAAAGTGAACAATGCCTACTTCACTGTGTCCATACCGGAGATCTACAGAAACGTACACAAGGCCGTTTGCGAGGCGGAGACCACTCACATCGAGCTGGGTCGCCTGCATCCGTACTTCTACGAGTTCGGGCGGTATCTGACGCCCTACGACCGCAACCATGTGGTGGGACGCATCATCTTTGAGACACTGCGCCAGCGGGTGCGTCACCTGCTCGACATCTCCAAGAGCGACAGCAACCAGGCCAAGTCCGAACACCGTTTGGACAACATCGAAGCCAAGCTGCACGAGGCGGGAGTGCGCACCAATAGCCAGGTACGATCATCTCACTTCTGTTATCTGGCATTTTGCATAATATCTTCTGTTCATAGTATATCGACTGGCTGCAGATGACGGGCAATAAGATACGCACCTCGCAGTTGGTGGAGGAGCACCAGAAGAAGCGCCGGCGGGCGGATCGCAGTGACGACGAAGGCGACAGCCTGCCCAGCAGTAAGCGAGCCACCCTGTAAACACCACCACTGAGGCAACCCTGATAATAATTCGTTGGGGAAACTGTAGCAACTTTATTTCAACCCGTGGGGCGGTGGCGCCACTCCAAAAATACACTCATCTACATGCGTTCTATATAGTTCGAAATACATACGCGCCGGCATAATTCTAAATATCGTATTCTGTGTGTAAACAGTTTGGTATATAAGTTGTGGGTTAAGTTTGTAAATACACATAACTAAGCATCCTTAAACTAATCTTCTTGCCTGCGCCTActgcctgtctgtctgtcggtttttAGAATCAACAATTTTTTCAACAATCCATGTCCATCATTTAACATCTCGCcaatacacatatatatatagtatatatatatattacatttaaataGTTAACTACATATATAATTACAATGTTGTAAGCtcaattaaaatttgattttgtgCTAGTGTTTTACATACATTCCCTATAGGACCAGGACCTTCATCAATCAGGATCGGAGGGGACCGTAATGCGTTCATTATAACGAGGATAGCCTCTAAAGGAAGTTCATGATGAATCTGTGTAATCTCTAGGCAgttaaataattcatttgtgcggtttatttttaataaaaaaaaaaaaaaaagcaaggaTGTCTAGGAAGAGCTGCCTTTTTGGTTGGAGAAACGTATACGGTTACGGTCCCCAACTATAACACTCTAATAGTTACTCCTCCGTACAATCTCAACAGTACTCAAGGCTCTGCAAATGCCATCTTCAATCTACACAGTAACATATTTTCTTAATAGTTTCCTCATCTcgtttttgtgatttttttttttttttgttaacagAAGCAGTAGCAAGGATCGAATGCAACATTTATTTCAATATGGTTATGGGGAGGGGGGCTAGTTTATTCGCTTCGATTGCGTTTGGTTTTAGTTGTAACTATAATTAAGCTTTGTTCTTGGTTTCATCAACGATTTTTCCTCATTTAGTACTTAATGtctttttaaaaactaaagttCCGTCGTCCCAGGATCAGGGCGTTCGTTGTTATTCGTCGGGATTAGAAGGTATAAAGGTAAAGGTCTAAAAAGCAAGAGCTTCTGCCTCTCTGCAATGGAAGCCGGCTGGCTGGAACTGTgcctcaaaacaaaaataaatacaatttttcgtttttttttttagttcgcACTAATTTTCCCATTCAAGAGGGCGGTGGGCGTGTCTGTCTCGGTGGCGGGAAGTGCTCCATTGGGAGGCGGTCGTTGTTTCTTCGGCAGGAAGACCTGAAACAGACAGAGATGGGTTATAAGATGACTCTCGAATAAGAAAGAGATAGGATTACCTTGAGGGCTCCCATTACCATGAGGTGGAACCAGTAGAGCTGCGGCAAGAACAGAATGGCGATGCTGACGAGACAGCCGCGTGGAAGACCGCACATGGCCGACCACAAGGAGGCCGCCTCAATGGCCAGGCTGTAGCGCCACATCACATACGGCCACATGCACACCCGGCACACAAAGAACGTGGCCAGCATGAGGAGGCCGTTGGCGATGTAGATCCGGGACTCCTTCAGACGCATGGTGCtcaggatgctgcggagcgagaCGAACGGCGTGGAGAACTCCATCATGAACATGTAGCTGTAGATGCAGTGGCCCCCGCCACGGATGTACTGAAAGGGGGTAAGAATTAGTTATATTCATGGAATGGAGACTAATCCCTTACCGTCACCACCAGGAGGCCGAAGGTTCCAATGAAAACGTGATGGATCATCATCACCGGATGGGTCAGGACGTACTTGAGGAAGTCCCAGCGGCCGTCTTTCGGGATCTGGACACAGGCGCCGTCGTAGTCGCATATCTCGTGGGGAGTGCCCGGGGTGCTGCCGTTGTTGTTGCCGCCGTTGGAGGATCTGGTCCTGGCATGGCCGTTGCTCAGCTCCGCCTGGCCCGCCTTGGCCTTGGTGAGGCGCAGCAGATGGAGCTTGTCGGCGATCTTCTGGGTGTGCACCTTGTACATCGACCAGATGTCGTACATGAAGTAGGCGGTGCCGAACCATCCATAGGCCTCCATTAGGAAGTGGCTGGCGTACACGAAGGACTTGGTGCAGGTGGACTTGCAGACGATGAGGCCGACCAGGAAGGAGAACGAAGCCTGGATGGCGGACACGATTCTGTAAGAGGGAAAAGATTAAAGATTACAGATCTCTTCAGGGAGTTTCAGATGGATGGAGTCTATATGTATGTCTTGCCACTCAGACCATGGCCTCAGACCAGGCTAGATCAGATCCACATGCCTCATCGAAAGATGCTCAATGGAGGAGCCGGTTGTCCCTCCACAGAGCATCTTCCAACAGAAGGACATGTAGGCACCACCTTAAAGCCCCAAATCTCCCCCTTGTAtgattcatttttaattatttaattaatttaatgccaatttaagttaaatttttataatttttagagACCAGAGAGTCGGTTTTGGAGGAGACACCAAACTGGACAGAGGAATACCTCCAACTCCCATCCCAAAAGACCAATTTCTCGAAAGGACACAGGCTACTGGGGTTTTTGGCTAACCAGAGTTGCCAGACTTGCTGAAAACTATCGGCTGTCAGGCCGAGGCTTGCCACCTTTCCGTTAGAACttaatttgaattcaaaaataattcataaacCGGATAGGATGACAGTGGAAAAGGTAAATCCCAAAAGCAAGTgacagtttaaaaaaaaaaaaatacaatttgtTGAGAAAATTTTCGGTGAAATTtcgtggaaaaaaaaaacggcagAGTGCATGGGTCAGGTCAGGTCAGGGCATTTGTGCCGCGTCTTATGCATTTTGCgtcaaaaaaattaacacaaaaattaattcaaaattataataatttccCCAATTTGAGCTTTCGTTTCTGAACCTTAAAACTCAACCGgaaataattcaaaattttaggtAGCCAACCCCGAAGAAGTCGCAAGGATCACAAATGGAGGCCAAGGACACCGGCCAGGAGATGACGATGCGCCAGTACCTGGCCCATCTGCTGGAGGGCGGCGCCTGTTTGGATCGCTTCCTGACCCCGGGCATCTCCAATTCCGCTTTCCCCTCCATGatcgccgccgccgccaccacgGGACGTCGTTTGTCCGCCCAGGAGAGTGCCATTTCCGGCTGTGGTGGCTGTGCCAGCTTGGACGCCAGCGGATCACGGTGCGCCCTGTTCGAGCAGCTGTTGTGCGGCAACTGCCGGAAGGCGGAACGCATGCTGGTGCCCGATCTGGCCACCGATTGGTTCCGCAAGCAGAAGGTCTTCCTCGACAAGCTGACGCCCGAGGAGCTGGCTGAGCTGGGCGACGGCCTGGCGGACCGAGATGCTTGCACCTGCGCCCGCCACTCCGCGCCCGCGCCCGCCGCCGAACTCCTGCTGGGCCAGTGCTCGTGCAAGCAGTGCCGCTGCACCCCGGACGCTGGCCAGGATTTCTTTCGGCGTCGCCTGCTGCCCATTCGCCGCCACTGTCGTCCCTACTGCGGCTGTCCCGCCAGTCCCGATGAGGTGGAGGCGGCCAAggaggcggcagcagcagcggcggcggcgtcAGAGCCTTTGGTGGCCACCTGTGTGCCCACGCAAGAGACCCGCTCCCGCAATCCCTTCCTCCTCTGCAATCCGGACGTCGCCAACTGTGACGCCGACAAGAAGCGCATGGACGGAGGAGTAGCAAGGAATCCCCCGCCGCCAGCCAGTTCCATGGCGCCACTGCATCAACTGCCACCGGCCATCTCGCCGTCGGCGCCGCCACGCACCTGCTCCTGCTTGAAGGGCCGGAATCGCCCCTCCTGCGGCTGCCTCTTCCAGGCGGATGGCCAGCCGATGGCCAGCGAGTGTGTGGCGGCGCGCCGGACCGAGCCGCTGCTGCCGCGCCTGCGCAGGAAGTACGACCTACGCCAGGTGCCGCAGCGGCGCCTCGATCCGGCCCTCTTCCGCCGCATCTCGCCGGAGTTCTTCCGCATCCTGGCCAGCTACGAGGCGACCGTGACCGAGAGCTGTCCCCTGTACGGAATATCCATGCGGCACTGGAGCGAGGGCACCGTGTGCTGTCCTTGCGAGAAGCGTCCGCCGGGCAGTGGCCAGGAGCGTGCCCTGGGCGATGATGCGGTAGCCACGGCAGTGGTCACACCGTGCCGGCCGCCGGCCGAACTGGCAGCCAGTCCGGAGCCGGTCGAAAGGAAGGAGCGGAGGAAGTGCACTCCCCAGATGTGTCCGCTACTGAAAGGAACCCTCCAGACCTGCGTCTGTACCAAGCCCAAGGATAAGAAGAGCAAGCCGCCGAAGAGTGCGAAAGTGACGAAGAAGGAGTCCGCCACCACCTCGTGGGTAACGCTATCTGCCCAGCGGAGTGAAGCAATGGCCGTCCAGGACGCGGAGGACGCGGATGGCAAGGGCTTGGGCAAGAAGGAGAGCCGGAGGAAGACATCTGTGGGCCAGAAAGATTCCAGCAAGAGTCGGAAAGCAGGCCACGAAGACAGAGGATCCAGCAAGGATCGGAAAGGAGACAACGACGGCAAGGGCTCTGGCAGGGATCGGAGGACAGACAGCGAGGGCAGGGGAGCCAGCAAGGAGCGGAAAGGAGGCCATGAACGAAAGGAATCTAGCAAGGATCGGAGGTCGGACCATGAGGGCAGGGGAGCCAGCAAGGAGCGGCGAGGACACAGCGAGGACAGAGGAGCCAGCAAGGAGCGGCGAGGACACAGCCAGGACAGAGGAGCTAGCAAGGAGCGGAAGGCAGACACGGATGACTGGCGATCCCGCAAGGATCCGAGAAGAACCAATGAGTGCCGGGGATCTAGCCAGGATCGTGAGGGAGTATCCTGTGGCCGATCCCGACGTCCCAGCTGCGGCCTCACCTTCTCCCGGCCGGTGGAGAAGAAGATCGTCTTCAGGGCGATGGCCGATCCGATGAAGTGCACCTCCTGCCTGCACCGGCCCAAGGGCATCCTGGGCGGCTTCACCGGCCTCTGCAAGCGCTGCACCCAGCCCGGCCGCCACCTCCTCTACTACCTCAACCATCCGCCCAACCAGCCGCGCTTCGGCCACCAACAACAGTGTACGGATCCCACGTGTCCCAACCAGGAGAACCGTTCCCGACCATCGAAGCCGCCGCTCTTCTGCACCAAACCCTACGCGTGGAACAAGAACAAGTCGCGGCAGGCCgaggtggaggaggatttGCGGACGGTGGAGGGCAGCAGCACCACCCTCACGCCCTGCCATCAGCATGATCCGTGTCCGTATGCGTCGAGGTGTTCCAACCGGTCCTGCCTCAATCCGTGCTGTAGGGACAGCAGTTCGCCGTCCATTCCCTGCCGAACACCAACCAGTGAGCGGACTCTGGCCGGCTGGAATCCAGCACCCTCGGACGACTGCCACTGCCCGGATGAAGTGGAGGCACTGCCTCAGCGCGGCACCATCAACTGCCGGTGTCCGGACGAGGAGACGAAAATATTCCAGTTCCCGCAGACCCTCAAGATCTGCCAAGAGGAGGAGCCTGTTTCCAAAAGCGAACCGGACAACGAATCCAAGAAGGACGCGTCCAAGAAGGAAGCCCAGAAGAAGGAGTCCAAGGAGTCGGTGAAGGGCAGAAAgaagctggaggaggaggagtccaAAGAATCGCAAAAGAAGGAAGCTgaggctcgaaggaccaaacagCAACAGAAGTCCAAGGACGAGGAGCACCAACAAGGACAGAAAAAGGATAGCTCCTCGGAAGGAAAGGAGCAGAAGCATGAATCCCGTCCAACCAGGGGAAGGACACCTCCTCCGAGGTCTCAGAAGATCGAAGCGTCCAGCACGGAAGCCTCCCACCAGGGGGAATTCCAATCCCAAGAGTCGGGACTACCAGCCTCCCTGGCCTCGCAGAAGAAGGACGAGAAGACGAGAAGAAAGCCTCGAAGAGATCGGGACACCGATCCGTCCAGCGAGTCGGAGTGCCACAAGAGGCTCTCCAACGACGCCTGCTACAGCCGGTGTGGCTACTTGCCGAGGAGCGCCTACCTGATCAACGACTTCCACCAGCTGATGCGCCGGGTGGCCAGGCCCCGGCCCAGTGCGGAGCGACTGCAGCGGAAGGCGAAGAGGCCCAACCGCGAAAAGGCAGTTCCGGAAAGAGCCCCGCCCAAGGAGTCTCCTCCGGAGAGTCAGAAGCCGGGAATCAAGGCCAAACCCAAGGTTAGGAAGCAAACCTCGAAGCTGCCATCCCAGGCGAAGCTCCAGGCCAAGGACGAAGTGCCTCCGGCCCGAAAGGCGCCGGCCAAGTCCTTGAAAGTGGCTCGGGCCACCACCCTCATCTCCCAGAAGCGGCCACGGCCCCAGTCCCCCGCCCAGGACAGCATCAAGACCAAGCCGAAGCCCTCCGCCGGCTATGCGGAGGCTCTTGCTCTCCAGGTCCAGCCGCACGACGGCAACTCGGAGGAGGAGACTTGCCTCTGCCCGGATCCGGATccggatcaggatcaggagaGTCAGCGAACCCAGGCGATAAAGCCGCCTCCGGAGGTGCCAGGACGCAGCCAGGACTGGACGGCATCCTGCGACGAGTACAGCTGCCCCGGCCGGAATCAGCGCTACGACATGGAGGAGGCGTCCCGGGCGTCCAACCGCACGGCGGAGAACAGCAATCGGACGAGCTTCAAGGACCCGGAGGACACGAACACCATCTGCTGGCAGGATCAGAGGACCATCTCACGGGACAGGACGGAAAGCCAATCGGTAAGCCGGAAGGTAGTCCAGGGAAGCTGCGACCGGAGCTGCCTCACTCCGGCTACCACCGATATATTCTGCAGCTGCAACGCCAGCCTGGCCACCAACTACACGGACATGTATCCGGAGGATGACGAGTCCCACGTCCAGTCCCAGGGCAGCCGGAAGAAGACCAGCGGCGACCTCAAATCCATCGAGATTGTCACTCCCTCCGACCACAAGTCCAACCTGAAGACCGGGAGGCGCTACTACACGGAGACCCAGGGCGGTGACGGGAAGGAGTTGGCCAACCGGTGCAGCTGTCGCTCCCTGCACTCCAACCGCTCCATTCGGGTGCTCAGCTCCAACACGGAGAGCGTGGCGTATCCCTTTGCGCCGGCGCCTTCGGTGGCCAGTGTGGAGAGGACGTCGGATCGGGACCAGGTGTCTACCAAGAGCCAGAACCGGAACAGGGACCAGAACCGGAACAGGGACCGGGAGCAGGACCAGGAGCAAGAGCCGGAGCGGCAAGTGGACCGGAACGTGTACCAGGAGCGGCATCACCAGCCCGTAGAGCAGGAGCTCCCGGCTCAGGAGGCCCGTCTGCCCAGCCAGGGTCCGTGCCCATGCGGATGCTGTTGCGCTTGCTCCCGAGCTCCGCCCGACCCGTATCCAGCATCGTACCTGCCACCATCCGGGGGCTATCCGCCCCAGAACAACGCGCCTCCGCCCCAGCGGCCCAACAAGTCCATGTTCGGGGAGTACTCTCGCTGGGAGCGCCAGCCCCTGAACCCGGCGCGTCCCCTGCTCTCCAAGCAGCGTCCCTCGCCGAAGGTCTTCCACGAGGAGCAGCGTCAGCGGCGC
Encoded here:
- the LOC6502316 gene encoding DNA replication complex GINS protein PSF3 is translated as MNYFPNYYSIEDIFVTQEKVECRVNTKLQRMGFLDSGADSDDLEPNRTVNLPLWYIKELKVNNAYFTVSIPEIYRNVHKAVCEAETTHIELGRLHPYFYEFGRYLTPYDRNHVVGRIIFETLRQRVRHLLDISKSDSNQAKSEHRLDNIEAKLHEAGVRTNSQYIDWLQMTGNKIRTSQLVEEHQKKRRRADRSDDEGDSLPSSKRATL
- the LOC6502095 gene encoding ceramide synthase, whose translation is MHQRRNGHGNGSCRDASAETSSTEEDTGKMKLEKKPRRGCYFSLAFSIGSMGLACSSLWQIPNTTDRITLQRGLFLTSLGFIYFVSLTDFCNKYLLETERGQRFRSKYRLMMSDVLEITNKIVSAIQASFSFLVGLIVCKSTCTKSFVYASHFLMEAYGWFGTAYFMYDIWSMYKVHTQKIADKLHLLRLTKAKAGQAELSNGHARTRSSNGGNNNGSTPGTPHEICDYDGACVQIPKDGRWDFLKYVLTHPVMMIHHVFIGTFGLLVVTYIRGGGHCIYSYMFMMEFSTPFVSLRSILSTMRLKESRIYIANGLLMLATFFVCRVCMWPYVMWRYSLAIEAASLWSAMCGLPRGCLVSIAILFLPQLYWFHLMVMGALKVFLPKKQRPPPNGALPATETDTPTALLNGKISAN
- the LOC6502317 gene encoding uncharacterized protein LOC6502317 yields the protein MEAKDTGQEMTMRQYLAHLLEGGACLDRFLTPGISNSAFPSMIAAAATTGRRLSAQESAISGCGGCASLDASGSRCALFEQLLCGNCRKAERMLVPDLATDWFRKQKVFLDKLTPEELAELGDGLADRDACTCARHSAPAPAAELLLGQCSCKQCRCTPDAGQDFFRRRLLPIRRHCRPYCGCPASPDEVEAAKEAAAAAAAASEPLVATCVPTQETRSRNPFLLCNPDVANCDADKKRMDGGVARNPPPPASSMAPLHQLPPAISPSAPPRTCSCLKGRNRPSCGCLFQADGQPMASECVAARRTEPLLPRLRRKYDLRQVPQRRLDPALFRRISPEFFRILASYEATVTESCPLYGISMRHWSEGTVCCPCEKRPPGSGQERALGDDAVATAVVTPCRPPAELAASPEPVERKERRKCTPQMCPLLKGTLQTCVCTKPKDKKSKPPKSAKVTKKESATTSWVTLSAQRSEAMAVQDAEDADGKGLGKKESRRKTSVGQKDSSKSRKAGHEDRGSSKDRKGDNDGKGSGRDRRTDSEGRGASKERKGGHERKESSKDRRSDHEGRGASKERRGHSEDRGASKERRGHSQDRGASKERKADTDDWRSRKDPRRTNECRGSSQDREGVSCGRSRRPSCGLTFSRPVEKKIVFRAMADPMKCTSCLHRPKGILGGFTGLCKRCTQPGRHLLYYLNHPPNQPRFGHQQQCTDPTCPNQENRSRPSKPPLFCTKPYAWNKNKSRQAEVEEDLRTVEGSSTTLTPCHQHDPCPYASRCSNRSCLNPCCRDSSSPSIPCRTPTSERTLAGWNPAPSDDCHCPDEVEALPQRGTINCRCPDEETKIFQFPQTLKICQEEEPVSKSEPDNESKKDASKKEAQKKESKESVKGRKKLEEEESKESQKKEAEARRTKQQQKSKDEEHQQGQKKDSSSEGKEQKHESRPTRGRTPPPRSQKIEASSTEASHQGEFQSQESGLPASLASQKKDEKTRRKPRRDRDTDPSSESECHKRLSNDACYSRCGYLPRSAYLINDFHQLMRRVARPRPSAERLQRKAKRPNREKAVPERAPPKESPPESQKPGIKAKPKVRKQTSKLPSQAKLQAKDEVPPARKAPAKSLKVARATTLISQKRPRPQSPAQDSIKTKPKPSAGYAEALALQVQPHDGNSEEETCLCPDPDPDQDQESQRTQAIKPPPEVPGRSQDWTASCDEYSCPGRNQRYDMEEASRASNRTAENSNRTSFKDPEDTNTICWQDQRTISRDRTESQSVSRKVVQGSCDRSCLTPATTDIFCSCNASLATNYTDMYPEDDESHVQSQGSRKKTSGDLKSIEIVTPSDHKSNLKTGRRYYTETQGGDGKELANRCSCRSLHSNRSIRVLSSNTESVAYPFAPAPSVASVERTSDRDQVSTKSQNRNRDQNRNRDREQDQEQEPERQVDRNVYQERHHQPVEQELPAQEARLPSQGPCPCGCCCACSRAPPDPYPASYLPPSGGYPPQNNAPPPQRPNKSMFGEYSRWERQPLNPARPLLSKQRPSPKVFHEEQRQRRMEAAPCHCSYMVEDPRPQDLRQHHPPPPPPQQQHYPQQRQWSPDPGMNRQASGHMHLSQPWGSNPPQFQQQFRPPNSYPVAENISQYFCRKGSTQYQANLVEKPGKDRTGAMTAAAKGLRGLVKALGGTSRRSRNTSEDKETREPPGYPGSFRAAPPPMRSYQPVNYSQEVIDLASHPTEYDRHPSVRRMSQDIPNRRTYPVELPDRSYQRDAPYSRTPASVFLARHTPPMVPPMAHPMTHPMAHPMPPPMAPPMGPNPRLQGNLYQPSGSHKSQGWNFLALHPSPAYGGREYVRRGGGGTEARRPTSSDLDFNGPSTSQRATSMLRRERQTGGASPLIGESSNTSISSAPTPLAVFLDGLRAKHVASEILSQSGSSEKATEKSKKEQHGSLGSRLSRRRCLAEEPMVIPATYSGLLEEQVLEEYLPSPRCKRRTT